From a single bacterium genomic region:
- a CDS encoding tyrosine-type recombinase/integrase: MSNALTGNIDRYLEYLRNVRQYSTHTMRAYHSDLVHFSEFLKKNATGVDSLSVSFYPVVRTYLYQLKAQEKKNRTIVRKLSAIRKYLAYLLREGLITQEIDLDLLGFKLDRTLPQYLTQGEAKELMDLPQGNEFQEVRDRAILELFYQCGLRLAELTSLTDASIDDNARLIRVIGKRKKMRLVPFGEIAATRLEEYIVARTAKFGLGMERLFVNKSGEPISERSIARIVEKYTKQLREGNRLSPHKLRHSFATHLLDNGADLLAISELLGHASIKSTQIYTHVSTATMKKEYLQAHPRAQRKATKLK; encoded by the coding sequence ATACTCGACCCATACCATGCGCGCCTATCACAGCGATCTGGTGCACTTCAGTGAATTCTTGAAGAAGAATGCGACCGGTGTCGATTCGCTTTCGGTTTCGTTCTATCCGGTAGTAAGAACCTATCTCTATCAACTCAAAGCTCAGGAAAAGAAGAACCGCACAATCGTGCGCAAGCTTTCGGCGATCAGAAAGTACCTGGCGTATCTACTGCGCGAAGGATTGATCACGCAAGAAATTGATTTGGATCTGCTGGGATTCAAACTTGACCGCACATTGCCGCAGTATCTAACTCAAGGTGAAGCCAAGGAGCTAATGGACCTGCCGCAGGGCAACGAGTTTCAGGAAGTGCGCGACCGGGCGATTTTGGAATTGTTTTACCAGTGCGGTTTGCGACTCGCGGAACTGACATCGTTAACGGATGCGTCAATTGACGACAATGCACGGTTGATTCGCGTGATCGGCAAGCGCAAAAAGATGCGGCTCGTGCCCTTTGGTGAAATTGCAGCGACACGCCTAGAGGAATACATTGTAGCGCGGACGGCAAAATTTGGATTGGGCATGGAACGACTGTTCGTAAACAAGAGCGGCGAGCCAATATCCGAGCGTTCAATAGCCCGAATCGTCGAAAAATACACGAAGCAACTTCGGGAAGGTAATCGCCTATCACCGCATAAGCTGCGCCACTCGTTCGCTACTCATCTGCTCGACAACGGAGCGGACTTGCTTGCGATCTCTGAGCTGTTGGGACACGCTTCGATAAAGAGCACACAGATTTACACTCATGTTTCGACGGCGACAATGAAGAAAGAATACCTTCAGGCGCATCCGCGCGCTCAGCGCAAGGCGACCAAGCTGAAATAG